A single Clavibacter nebraskensis NCPPB 2581 DNA region contains:
- the truB gene encoding tRNA pseudouridine(55) synthase TruB: METPTPRAAPSTASGLLLIDKRGEWTSHDLVARTRRLAGTRKVGHAGTLDPMATGLMILGVNSSTRLLTYLVGLDKEYLATIRLGRATTTDDREGEVVSRAEPGRIRDLAVADVERAIADLRGTISQVPSAVSAIKVDGKRAYARVRAGEEVELAAREVTVSAFDVLRFDAVEAEEGEEDGAQLDLSVRITCSSGTYVRALARDLGRALGVGGHLTALRRTRVGPFHVDDAVAIDDMVVADRLIPPADAAACLFDVLHLTDQEAVDLGHGKKLTTPDEAPTEDPLAAVAPDGRLVGLVGFRGRTGTSIVNFPADEAGAS; this comes from the coding sequence ATGGAAACCCCGACCCCCCGCGCCGCGCCCTCGACCGCGAGCGGCCTGCTGCTCATCGACAAGCGCGGGGAGTGGACGAGCCACGACCTCGTCGCCCGCACGCGCCGCCTCGCGGGCACCCGCAAGGTCGGGCACGCGGGCACGCTCGACCCGATGGCGACCGGCCTCATGATCCTCGGCGTCAACAGCTCCACGCGCCTGCTCACCTACCTCGTCGGCCTCGACAAGGAGTACCTGGCGACGATCCGCCTCGGCCGCGCCACCACCACGGACGACCGGGAGGGCGAGGTCGTCTCGCGCGCCGAGCCCGGCCGGATCCGCGACCTCGCCGTCGCCGACGTGGAGCGCGCCATCGCCGACCTCCGCGGCACCATCTCGCAGGTGCCGAGCGCCGTGAGCGCCATCAAGGTCGACGGCAAGCGCGCCTACGCCCGCGTCCGCGCCGGCGAGGAGGTCGAGCTCGCCGCGCGCGAGGTCACCGTCTCGGCGTTCGACGTGCTGCGCTTCGACGCGGTCGAGGCCGAGGAGGGCGAGGAGGACGGCGCCCAGCTCGACCTCTCCGTGCGGATCACCTGCTCCTCGGGCACCTACGTGCGCGCCCTCGCGCGGGACCTCGGCCGCGCGCTCGGCGTCGGCGGCCACCTCACGGCGCTCCGCCGCACGCGCGTCGGCCCCTTCCACGTGGACGACGCCGTCGCGATCGACGACATGGTCGTCGCCGACCGCCTCATCCCGCCGGCGGACGCCGCCGCGTGCCTCTTCGACGTGCTGCACCTCACCGACCAGGAGGCCGTCGACCTCGGGCACGGCAAGAAGCTCACGACGCCCGACGAGGCGCCCACGGAGGATCCGCTCGCCGCGGTCGCGCCCGACGGCCGTCTCGTGGGGCTGGTCGGCTTCCGCGGCCGCACCGGCACGTCCATCGTCAACTTCCCGGCGGACGAGGCGGGCGCGTCGTGA